The Neurospora crassa OR74A linkage group V, whole genome shotgun sequence sequence GAGAAGGGCAAGTGCTTGGGGCGGAATCATTTTTGGAATGGGAAACATGGTTGCGATAGAACTTTGAAAGATAGTATAACAGGGATAGCTAAGGTGTTTTGGTATTGGACACTCAAATAAACATTTACTATACGTACATCCATTGTCCATCTGCTATCCCTGACCTATTGTGTTCGTTCAAGAGACCAATAAATGTAAAGCCAAGAGCAACCATATAATCAAGATCACTCTTTCTTAGGATGAACAATCACCATCAGAATAAAAAGCCACGCATACGTTACGCTTCTTCCTAAAGCCGTGTGATGATGAACTTCTTGCACCAAATATCACTTTCACTAACTTCTTACCATCCTGACCATCTTGCTCATCTACACCAATCCCCCCAGCTCCTCATCGAACTCCATCCGAATCTTCACTATCCGGGTTGCATCTCCGCAGGATATTCGCAATAGTCTTCCGGCCGCTTTACGTAGCATCATATGTCTCAAAGTTGGACCCTGAAGATCGACAGTGCAGGAGAACAGCATCGATCTGAGAACTGGAGGTGATTGTttatgtagtgtagatgaTCACAtctcctaatataattcgtTGCCCATTTGTGGGCTCTTATCAAATCAGACCATTCATGTCCATGATATCATTCATGCCCCGCTCATCTGTTTGGAACTCCTTCTATCTGGCTATTTTGCCCAGGAAGATATGCCtaaccaccaacaaccagaCCGCAAAGAATGTGTGCTGCAAACGCCTACAAAGGCACCCCACTCAAACATGACTGAACCCATCTCCAACCAAGTCTGTCCGCCTGCGTACGGTGGCCATAGACATTGACTCCCCGCTTACTGTGAGGTTCCCTTTGCTGATCTACcaccttcctttttccttcttcatatATCATGTAATATCGTTTGCCCTCCATGGTGAGACCATGAGCATGCGATGCATTCCCCTCCCTTGAATATAAGTACGTCCAACTTGTGCAGAAATGCTTAGGTATATACTCACACAGTTACTCGAATCCACATGAACTCCATCGACCTTTAGGATGTAGAGAAAAAGACCGCtactccttccacttccaaccACTCTTTCCTTGCTTCTCAGTCATGGACTCAAACGAAGCCTTGATCTGCGCCCGGACCATATCCGGGTGCTTAGAAGCAAAGACCTCGATGATACCCAATTTGCTAACCATGGGCATCTCATGCATGAGCGCCTTGAGCTGTTCTTGCGCAGCGGCAGGGAGGGGTTGGTCCGACATCTTCTGTCGACCGGGAGGTCGacgcccaccaccaacaacgccACCTGGTGCTGTCGCTGAGGGAGCAGCAGTagtggcagcagcaacaataGTTGAGGCGCCTGCAGTAGTGATAGCCTTGTTAGGAGGAGAGTTACCTGCTGTAGTACCCTTTGTAAGTGCCTGGAACGCATTGGTTGGTGCTTGAGAGCCACCAGCCTTGGCAGATTTCGaactggtggtggtagcggcagaggatggatggaggagtgaggatgaggatgatgaagtAGTCTGAGCAGTGACGGATGCGGATGCGATCACACTAGATTTTTCGTTACCTGATGAGCTGGTCTTCGACTTCGAAGCCCAATAATCAGTCGAAAAGGGGTCAATGCTGGTTTCTTCGTCCAGGGACTCTGCAACCGACAAAAGGTCAGCATCATTCAAACAGCAATAATATCTCCAGAGGAACGTACCCAATATAATCTCCATCCGGCACTGGTACAGCTCTGGCTTCACTGTGCACCGCTTCTCATTCTCCCAGCATATGCCAGTGCTCTCTGGCTCCATACCGCCGGAAAAGACGAGACGCTGAGGGCCGACATCTTCGGAGTCATCCAAGAAGTCGTCCATGTCCTCATCCATCTCCaagtcttcctcttcatcatccagaTCCTCCACATCTTCGCCTTCCTCGTCTTGCCACTCGGCCTCCGAATCATAGTCGTAGTCCAAGGGAAGGATGGTTCGTGAAGTTGGGTTTCTTGCGAGTTTATAGAGACTCTTGACGCCCGGAGGAAGACCACTGATTGTACCGACATACGGTGGCCGCACATCTTGGCTGAATTTGATGCACTTGACTGGTACCGCTTTCAATGCCTCCCGCGCATCTCTGAACTGAGTGTTCTCTGTGGTGAGGTCCATAGCCCTGCTTGAAGACTCTCCATAAATCTCCGTCATGATCTTGCGCACACTCGGATATGGGCGTCCGCGCCTCTGGGTCTTGAAAGGCAGCTGTAGAGCCTCCAAGGGGTCAAACTTTTCCGGTGTCTGGAACTCCGCCCGCTTTCCCTCGGTGTACTCGTCCAGTATCCGCGACTTGGCCTCTCTGGTCTCCTCGTCTACCTCGAAGGGGTTCTTGGCTAGCGTGACAAACTCCTTCACGTAAAAGGGCTTGAATAACCTCCGGTAGGCTTCATTCTCCTTGGCGAGACTCGGTGCATCCGTCATTTCGACATCTTTGCTTTCGACCTTGACGGCAACTGGCTTCTCTTTTGGTGTTGCTGGGTTGATTTTGAAGAGCGATGTGAGCTTCATCTGTCGGCCTCTCTTtttggcttcctcttcctccttctcgcgtttcttgcgctccttctcttccttctcttcctgctttcgcttcttctcctcctccttgcgtttcagttcctcttccttctcacgcttcttcctctccttttcttcggcCTTTTGTTGCTTCTCTGCCTCCAGTTTCGCCTGTTCCGCTGCCCTtttggccttggcctcctctttctccttcttcttggcagcGTCAGCCTCGGCCTTGGCTGCCTTCTCCTCAGG is a genomic window containing:
- the cac-1 gene encoding chromatin assembly-1 protein, which translates into the protein MPLFTTTTSGQEDSSCLKRSHDQFREEVPPPSSFDDKENVRSSPPPSSGPATPRARKASPALSDASSPLDRLSRSPSLSPPRLAPLTISTTNTPSTQKQTSGAKAASTTTKSTTGEPAVKRKKLTPEEKAAKAEADAAKKKEKEEAKAKRAAEQAKLEAEKQQKAEEKERKKREKEEELKRKEEEKKRKQEEKEEKERKKREKEEEEAKKRGRQMKLTSLFKINPATPKEKPVAVKVESKDVEMTDAPSLAKENEAYRRLFKPFYVKEFVTLAKNPFEVDEETREAKSRILDEYTEGKRAEFQTPEKFDPLEALQLPFKTQRRGRPYPSVRKIMTEIYGESSSRAMDLTTENTQFRDAREALKAVPVKCIKFSQDVRPPYVGTISGLPPGVKSLYKLARNPTSRTILPLDYDYDSEAEWQDEEGEDVEDLDDEEEDLEMDEDMDDFLDDSEDVGPQRLVFSGGMEPESTGICWENEKRCTVKPELYQCRMEIILESLDEETSIDPFSTDYWASKSKTSSSGNEKSSVIASASVTAQTTSSSSSSLLHPSSAATTTSSKSAKAGGSQAPTNAFQALTKGTTAGNSPPNKAITTAGASTIVAAATTAAPSATAPGGVVGGGRRPPGRQKMSDQPLPAAAQEQLKALMHEMPMVSKLGIIEVFASKHPDMVRAQIKASFESMTEKQGKSGWKWKE